From the genome of Erythrobacter litoralis, one region includes:
- a CDS encoding AAA family ATPase, with protein MQISRLKLSGFKSFVEPAELRIEPGLTGVVGPNGCGKSNLLEAIRWVMGENSPKSMRSGGMEDVIFAGTSTRPPRAFAEVVLHAHDEDGEDLVVTRRIERGAGSAYRVNGRDVRAKDVALTFADAATGAHSPALVSQGKIAQVIAAKPAERRAMLEEAAGIAGLHVRRKDAESKLRQTEANLARLEDLMAGLDAQMNSLRRQAKQAERYKALTDEIGTAEARLLFARWRDAARSAKEARAAAEGAEARVAEAQAKVAEAQKEQAAAAKTLAAARDELADRRDDASAHGHRMAALSEKLEAAEARLSDLTRQRERLEADREDADRLTTDAVDALSRLSRELEASRKAVEEAEKERPALADAAEKAERASRAAELALAKATADHAGVEAEWRVAEAAIEQAEARLSRLTAERERLERTRAELEEAQDTEAAVIAAREAAQEAAGDVARLRERLETEQARKAELQSARDEASAQLAGAKAELAGIEREYNALARDRDAREKREKGRHGLPAALDRVSVAKGYERALAAVLGRDAKSPLGAPEAGAEGRFWSGSETPRELPDSLLAHVTDCPAELRARLALVHVAEEDDGRDLAPGEWLVTSAGHLRRWDGFLARGEGSAEAARLEAANRLAELEEQLPALRAAAGNAATSETAAREELSALQTALVALERELAGTVETERQAWRALDQAEAARERIAARLAELSDSEDDLAEQLSAATSDLEAAKAKRAELPAPDAGRAALEAAQAKNEAARSAVQATLAELASHDQSLAVARERLAAQKSDHAGWQARSSDAERRMSEAASRLEEIEEERAIHAAKPAALMAEIEQGDTLRERLAKELAEAEQTMQLAQDALGDVERVLAEATETLAQAREGRATLAARAENEESRRSEMARVSGERFQCPPPLLSERFAFAEDEVKPASEESEALDRLTASRERIGPVNLVAADELARIEEEHGTNASEQAELAEAVARLRGSIGNLNREGRERLRAAFEEVDGHFRVLFTRLFQGGQAHLALVDSDDPLEAGLEIYAQPPGKRLQSLSLLSGGEQALTATALIFALFLTNPAPICVLDEVDAPLDDANVERFCDLLDSMVRTTSTRYLIVTHNAVTMSRMHRLFGVTMAEKGISRLVSVDLGEAELMAAE; from the coding sequence ATGCAGATCAGCCGGCTCAAGCTCAGCGGATTCAAGAGCTTCGTCGAGCCGGCCGAACTGCGCATCGAGCCGGGCCTGACCGGGGTCGTCGGCCCGAATGGCTGCGGCAAGTCCAACCTGCTCGAAGCGATCCGCTGGGTGATGGGCGAAAACAGCCCCAAATCCATGCGCTCGGGCGGAATGGAAGACGTGATCTTCGCGGGGACCTCTACCCGTCCGCCCCGCGCCTTCGCCGAGGTCGTGCTCCACGCCCATGACGAGGATGGCGAGGATCTCGTCGTCACCCGCCGGATCGAACGCGGCGCGGGCAGTGCCTACCGCGTCAACGGGCGCGACGTGCGGGCCAAGGACGTGGCGCTGACCTTCGCCGATGCCGCGACCGGTGCGCATTCCCCCGCTCTTGTCAGCCAGGGCAAGATCGCGCAGGTGATCGCCGCCAAGCCCGCCGAACGCCGCGCCATGCTGGAAGAGGCAGCCGGAATCGCCGGGCTGCATGTGCGGCGCAAGGATGCCGAAAGCAAGCTGCGCCAGACCGAGGCCAATCTCGCCCGGCTCGAAGACCTCATGGCGGGACTCGATGCGCAGATGAATTCGCTCCGCCGGCAGGCAAAGCAGGCCGAGCGCTACAAGGCCCTGACCGACGAAATCGGCACCGCCGAGGCGCGGCTACTCTTCGCCCGCTGGCGCGATGCGGCGCGTTCGGCCAAGGAAGCGCGCGCGGCGGCCGAAGGGGCCGAGGCGCGCGTCGCCGAAGCGCAGGCCAAGGTCGCCGAGGCGCAGAAGGAACAGGCCGCAGCGGCCAAGACGCTTGCCGCGGCGCGCGACGAGCTTGCCGATCGCCGCGACGATGCCAGCGCGCACGGGCACCGGATGGCGGCCCTGTCGGAAAAACTCGAAGCGGCCGAAGCGCGGCTCTCCGACCTCACTCGCCAGCGCGAGCGGCTCGAGGCCGACCGCGAGGATGCCGACCGGCTCACGACCGATGCGGTCGACGCGCTCAGCCGCCTGTCGCGGGAACTCGAAGCGAGCCGCAAGGCGGTGGAAGAGGCCGAGAAGGAGCGCCCCGCGCTCGCCGATGCTGCCGAGAAGGCCGAACGCGCAAGCCGCGCCGCCGAACTCGCTCTGGCGAAGGCGACCGCCGACCATGCCGGGGTCGAGGCCGAATGGCGCGTGGCCGAGGCCGCGATCGAACAGGCCGAAGCGCGTCTTTCGCGGCTGACGGCGGAACGCGAACGGCTGGAGCGGACCCGCGCCGAGCTTGAAGAAGCACAGGATACCGAGGCCGCTGTCATCGCCGCGCGCGAGGCTGCGCAAGAGGCGGCGGGAGACGTGGCCCGGCTGCGCGAACGGCTCGAGACCGAGCAGGCGCGCAAGGCCGAACTGCAATCCGCCCGCGACGAAGCGTCGGCACAGCTGGCGGGCGCGAAGGCCGAACTGGCCGGGATCGAACGCGAATACAACGCCCTCGCCCGCGACCGCGATGCTCGCGAGAAGCGCGAGAAGGGCCGCCACGGCCTGCCTGCGGCGCTCGACCGCGTGAGCGTCGCCAAGGGCTATGAACGCGCGCTTGCCGCGGTGCTGGGGCGCGATGCGAAATCGCCGCTCGGCGCGCCCGAAGCCGGAGCCGAGGGACGCTTCTGGAGTGGAAGCGAGACGCCGCGCGAATTGCCTGACAGCCTCCTTGCCCATGTCACCGATTGCCCCGCTGAACTGCGCGCGCGCCTCGCCCTTGTCCATGTCGCCGAGGAGGATGACGGGCGCGACCTCGCGCCGGGCGAATGGCTGGTGACGAGCGCCGGGCATCTGCGCCGCTGGGACGGCTTTCTGGCGCGCGGCGAAGGCTCCGCCGAGGCGGCGCGGCTCGAAGCGGCCAACCGGCTGGCGGAACTCGAAGAACAGCTCCCCGCCCTGCGCGCCGCCGCCGGGAACGCCGCCACGAGCGAGACCGCCGCGCGCGAGGAACTCTCCGCACTGCAGACCGCCCTCGTCGCGCTCGAACGCGAACTTGCAGGAACCGTCGAGACCGAACGCCAGGCATGGCGCGCGCTCGACCAGGCCGAGGCCGCGAGGGAGCGGATCGCTGCGCGCCTGGCAGAATTGTCGGACAGCGAAGACGATCTCGCCGAACAGCTCTCCGCCGCGACAAGCGACCTTGAAGCCGCAAAGGCGAAACGCGCCGAACTTCCCGCCCCCGATGCGGGCCGTGCCGCGCTAGAGGCGGCGCAGGCGAAGAACGAGGCCGCCCGCTCGGCGGTGCAGGCAACGCTCGCCGAACTCGCCTCGCACGACCAGTCCCTCGCCGTCGCGCGCGAACGGCTTGCGGCGCAGAAATCGGACCATGCGGGCTGGCAGGCGCGCTCTTCCGATGCCGAGCGGCGCATGTCGGAAGCGGCGAGCCGGCTCGAGGAAATCGAGGAGGAGCGCGCGATCCATGCGGCCAAGCCGGCCGCGCTGATGGCCGAGATCGAACAGGGCGACACGCTGCGTGAGCGGCTGGCGAAGGAGCTCGCCGAAGCCGAGCAGACGATGCAGCTGGCGCAGGACGCCCTCGGCGATGTCGAACGCGTGCTGGCCGAAGCGACGGAGACGCTGGCCCAGGCGCGCGAGGGGCGCGCTACGCTGGCCGCGCGGGCCGAGAACGAGGAATCGCGCCGCAGCGAAATGGCGCGCGTTTCAGGTGAACGCTTCCAGTGCCCGCCCCCGCTGCTTTCCGAACGCTTCGCTTTCGCCGAGGACGAGGTGAAGCCTGCCAGTGAGGAATCCGAAGCGCTCGACAGGCTCACCGCCAGCCGCGAGCGGATCGGCCCGGTCAATCTCGTCGCCGCCGACGAGCTCGCCCGGATCGAGGAGGAGCACGGCACCAATGCGAGCGAGCAGGCCGAACTCGCCGAAGCGGTCGCGCGCCTGCGCGGATCGATCGGCAATCTCAACCGCGAAGGCCGCGAACGCCTGCGCGCCGCTTTCGAGGAAGTGGACGGGCATTTCCGGGTGCTGTTCACGCGGCTGTTCCAGGGCGGGCAGGCGCATCTCGCGCTCGTCGATTCGGACGATCCATTGGAAGCGGGGCTCGAAATCTATGCCCAGCCGCCGGGCAAGCGGCTGCAATCGCTTTCGCTCCTGTCGGGGGGCGAACAGGCGCTGACCGCGACCGCACTGATCTTCGCGCTGTTCCTGACCAATCCTGCGCCGATCTGCGTCCTCGACGAGGTCGATGCGCCCCTCGACGATGCCAATGTCGAACGGTTCTGCGACCTGCTCGATTCGATGGTCCGCACGACCAGCACGCGCTATCTCATCGTCACTCACAACGCCGTCACGATGAGCCGGATGCACCGCCTGTTCGGCGTGACCATGGCGGAAAAAGGCATCTCGCGCCTCGTCAGCGTCGATCTCGGCGAGGCGGAACTGATGGCGGCAGAATAG
- a CDS encoding thioredoxin domain-containing protein yields MIPTRFRYASKPMAALIAAPLALALSACGGEEADVTTDASGPIDPIAAPEGTSWTDTVTVSEEGGYVLGNPDAPLKLVEYASHTCGACAAFAMQGKPELKQEYISTGTVSIEQREVFLNTFDVVLAAMIQCGPPERVHALSDEVWGNLGQVMNGVQQNGEAIQAAGNLPMEQRFVRMAELAGFIDFFAARGLSADEARTCLSDAAAIEDMVKGADALAQEDEVTATPTFFINGSRVDGPQWSSVEPALQNAGARPAE; encoded by the coding sequence ATGATCCCGACCCGCTTTCGTTACGCATCGAAGCCCATGGCCGCGCTGATCGCAGCGCCGCTTGCCCTCGCCCTTTCCGCATGCGGGGGCGAGGAAGCCGATGTCACGACCGATGCGAGCGGGCCGATCGATCCGATCGCCGCGCCCGAAGGCACCTCGTGGACCGACACCGTCACCGTCTCGGAGGAAGGCGGTTACGTGCTCGGCAATCCCGATGCGCCGCTCAAGCTGGTCGAATACGCATCGCACACCTGCGGAGCTTGCGCCGCCTTCGCGATGCAGGGCAAACCGGAACTCAAGCAGGAATACATCTCGACCGGCACCGTCAGCATCGAACAGCGCGAGGTATTCCTCAATACGTTCGACGTGGTGCTCGCGGCCATGATCCAGTGCGGCCCGCCCGAACGGGTCCATGCGCTTTCGGACGAAGTCTGGGGCAATCTCGGCCAGGTCATGAACGGAGTCCAGCAGAACGGCGAGGCGATCCAGGCGGCAGGCAATCTGCCGATGGAGCAGCGCTTCGTACGGATGGCGGAACTGGCGGGGTTCATCGACTTCTTCGCCGCGCGCGGGCTTTCGGCGGACGAGGCGCGCACGTGCCTGTCCGATGCCGCCGCGATCGAGGACATGGTCAAGGGTGCCGATGCGCTCGCGCAGGAAGACGAGGTGACGGCCACTCCCACCTTCTTCATCAACGGCAGCAGGGTCGACGGCCCGCAATGGTCCTCCGTCGAGCCCGCGCTGCAGAACGCCGGCGCGCGGCCGGCCGAGTAA
- a CDS encoding DUF721 domain-containing protein — protein MGTGSDKPKSSGRGKKGTATPYQRPRGGGAKPIGDLMPEIGRTAFRRFGFVQSSVVTRWHEIVGPRHARVCSPEAIRFPPGERAEGTLHLVVAPAHAPLIQQVTPEIIERVNRFFGYRALARVKIRQGAVKAPPADRPAKPPPSLKPIPMELGDSLRDIGDPELRTVLESLARSFDAQEQTKKDET, from the coding sequence ATGGGAACAGGCAGCGATAAACCGAAGTCGAGCGGCAGAGGCAAGAAGGGGACCGCCACGCCCTATCAGCGCCCGCGCGGCGGCGGGGCGAAGCCGATCGGCGATCTCATGCCCGAAATCGGCCGCACCGCATTTCGCCGCTTCGGCTTCGTGCAAAGCTCGGTCGTCACGCGCTGGCACGAAATCGTCGGTCCTCGGCATGCAAGGGTGTGCAGTCCCGAGGCGATCCGCTTTCCCCCCGGAGAGCGCGCAGAGGGGACGCTCCACCTCGTCGTCGCCCCGGCCCATGCCCCGCTTATCCAGCAGGTGACGCCCGAAATCATCGAACGGGTGAACCGCTTCTTCGGCTACCGGGCGCTTGCGCGGGTTAAGATCCGGCAAGGCGCGGTTAAGGCGCCGCCTGCTGACAGGCCCGCCAAGCCGCCGCCTTCGCTCAAGCCGATCCCGATGGAACTGGGCGACAGCTTGCGCGATATCGGCGATCCGGAACTGCGCACCGTGCTCGAATCGCTCGCACGCAGCTTCGACGCGCAGGAACAGACGAAAAAGGACGAGACGTGA
- a CDS encoding thioredoxin domain-containing protein: protein MRTAFVALSAGLAAGLAVLAAPAAAQNQDLSNPDSNFVDTTPTKVWQAEIAQTERGHLIGNPEAEAQLIEFMSYTCPHCAEFAKEAGPSMDLVLIAPGKLGVEVRPVIRNWLDMTVSLLVQCGDVAGFKDRHRLFLYTQDEWLGRAANAPRSQQAAWARGDAAARLSAARALDLDDTLAKKGMSLSEIDACLSDDAAAKRIAQNSLADKTDLGIPGTPSFALDGELLDKVHSWGALRGVLAARYAPAGAPAAGE, encoded by the coding sequence GTGAGAACAGCATTCGTCGCGCTTTCGGCCGGCCTTGCCGCCGGCCTTGCCGTTCTGGCCGCCCCGGCAGCGGCGCAGAACCAGGACCTTTCCAATCCCGACAGCAATTTCGTCGACACGACTCCGACCAAGGTCTGGCAGGCGGAAATCGCGCAGACCGAGCGCGGCCACCTGATCGGCAATCCCGAGGCCGAGGCGCAGCTGATCGAGTTCATGAGCTACACCTGCCCCCATTGCGCCGAATTCGCCAAAGAAGCGGGGCCGTCGATGGACCTTGTGCTCATCGCGCCGGGCAAGCTCGGAGTGGAGGTGCGCCCGGTCATCCGCAACTGGCTCGACATGACGGTCAGCCTGCTTGTCCAGTGCGGCGATGTCGCGGGCTTCAAGGACCGCCACCGGCTGTTCCTCTACACCCAGGACGAATGGCTCGGCCGGGCGGCCAATGCGCCGCGCAGCCAGCAGGCCGCCTGGGCGCGCGGCGATGCGGCGGCGCGGCTGAGCGCGGCGCGCGCTCTCGATCTCGACGATACGCTGGCGAAGAAAGGCATGAGCCTGTCGGAGATCGATGCCTGCCTGAGCGACGACGCGGCGGCGAAACGGATCGCGCAAAACAGCCTCGCGGACAAGACGGACCTCGGCATTCCCGGCACGCCCAGCTTCGCGCTCGACGGCGAATTGCTCGACAAGGTGCACAGCTGGGGGGCGCTGCGCGGCGTGCTCGCGGCGCGCTACGCCCCCGCGGGAGCCCCCGCAGCGGGCGAATGA
- a CDS encoding A/G-specific adenine glycosylase translates to MTASISDALLDWYDRNARALPWRNPPGAPLPDDAAWPYRVWLSEVMLQQTTVAAVKPYFEAFTRRWPTVEDLAAAPEDDVMAAWAGLGYYSRARNLVKCARAVAARGGFPAEEAGLRELPGLGAYTSAAIAAIAFGRRAVVVDANVERVVARLFALRQPLPGARKPIREKAEAITPEMRAGDFAQAMMDLGSQVCTAKAPRCLLCPLSSDCEGREKGIAESLPIKPAKKAKPERRGTAFWIERINGPGREVWLVKRPGTGMLGGMRALPDDGWSARDDGSGAAPWGGNPEGMWAGVWEDLGAVRHTFTHAHLTLGLRRAEISGEPGGEGEWWPIERLEEAGLPTLYAKAARLALARES, encoded by the coding sequence GTGACCGCCAGCATCTCCGACGCGCTTCTCGACTGGTATGACCGCAATGCCCGCGCGCTGCCGTGGCGCAATCCTCCCGGCGCGCCGCTGCCAGATGACGCCGCGTGGCCCTATCGCGTGTGGCTGTCGGAAGTGATGCTCCAGCAGACGACGGTGGCGGCGGTGAAACCCTATTTCGAGGCCTTCACCCGGCGCTGGCCGACGGTCGAGGACCTTGCCGCGGCACCTGAGGATGACGTCATGGCGGCATGGGCCGGGCTCGGCTATTATTCGCGCGCCCGCAATCTCGTGAAATGCGCGCGCGCAGTCGCGGCGCGGGGCGGCTTTCCCGCCGAAGAGGCCGGACTGCGCGAGTTGCCGGGCCTGGGTGCCTACACGTCAGCTGCGATCGCCGCGATCGCCTTCGGGCGCCGTGCGGTGGTGGTCGATGCCAATGTCGAGCGGGTGGTGGCGCGGCTGTTCGCGCTTCGCCAGCCGCTGCCGGGGGCGCGCAAGCCGATCCGCGAAAAGGCCGAGGCGATCACGCCCGAAATGCGCGCGGGCGATTTCGCGCAGGCGATGATGGATCTCGGATCGCAGGTCTGCACCGCAAAAGCCCCGCGCTGCCTGTTGTGCCCGCTTTCGTCCGACTGCGAGGGACGCGAAAAGGGCATCGCTGAAAGCCTGCCGATCAAGCCCGCGAAGAAGGCCAAGCCCGAGCGGCGCGGCACCGCTTTCTGGATCGAGCGCATCAACGGGCCGGGGCGCGAGGTCTGGCTCGTCAAGCGGCCGGGCACCGGGATGCTAGGCGGGATGCGCGCGCTGCCGGACGACGGCTGGTCGGCGCGCGATGACGGTTCGGGTGCCGCGCCATGGGGAGGGAATCCGGAGGGCATGTGGGCGGGCGTGTGGGAGGACCTGGGCGCGGTGCGCCACACCTTCACCCACGCGCATCTCACCCTTGGCCTAAGGCGGGCCGAAATCTCGGGCGAACCGGGGGGCGAGGGCGAATGGTGGCCGATCGAACGGCTGGAGGAGGCGGGGCTGCCTACCCTCTATGCCAAGGCCGCGCGACTCGCGCTGGCCCGGGAAAGTTAG